The following coding sequences lie in one Musa acuminata AAA Group cultivar baxijiao chromosome BXJ1-8, Cavendish_Baxijiao_AAA, whole genome shotgun sequence genomic window:
- the LOC135588193 gene encoding ABC transporter B family member 19, whose product MADVADGKAAAGVDGSEKKRQEQSAAFHELFSFADRWDCLLMAAGSVGAVVHGSAMPVFFLLFGDLVNGFGKNQHHLMVMTHEVSKYALYFVYLGLVVCLSSYAEIACWMYTGERQASALRRKYLEAVLRQDVGFFDTDARTGDIVFSVSTDTLLVQDAISEKVGNFIHYLSTFLAGLVVGFVSAWRLALLSVAVIPGIAFAGGLYAYTLTGLTSKSRESYANAGIVAEQAIAQVRTVYSFVGESKALNSYSEAIQNTLKLGYKAGMAKGLGIGCTYGIACMSWALVFWYAGVFIRNGQTDGGKAFTAIFSAIVGGMSLGQSFSNLGAFSKGKAAGYKLLEIIRQKPSIVQDQSDGKCLAEVHGNIEFKDVTFSYPSRPDVIIFRDFSLFIPAGKTVAVVGGSGSGKSTVVALIERFYDPNQGLILLDNVDIKTLQLKWLREQIGLVNQEPALFATTILENILYGKPDATIAEVEAAASAANAHSFISQLPNAYNTQVGERGVQLSGGQKQRIAIARAMLKNPKILLLDEATSALDAGSESIVQEALDRLMVGRTTVVVAHRLSTIRNVDMIAVIQQGQVVETGTHEELLAKGSSGAYASLIRFQEMARNRDFGGPSTRRSRSSRLSHSLSTKSLSLRSGSLRNLSYQYSTGADGRIEMVSNADNVLKYPAPRGYFFKLLKLNAPEWPYTIMGAIGSVLSGFIGPTFAIVMSNMIEVFYYRDPNAMERKTREYVFVYIGTGLYAVVAYLVQHYFFSIMGENLTTRVRRMMLSAILRNEVGWFDEEENNSSLVAARLANDAADVKSAIAERISVILQNMTSLLTSFIVGFIVEWRVALLILATFPLLVLANFAQQLSLKGFAGDTAKAHAKTSMIAGEGVSNIRTVAAFNAQSKILSLFCSELRVPQRRSLRRSQTSGILYGLSQLSLYASEALILWYGAHLVRTGASTFSKVIKVFVVLVVTANSVAETVSLAPEIVRGGESIRSVFAILNRGTRIDPDDPEAEPVDSVRGEIELRHVEFAYPSRPDVTIFKDFNLRIRAGQSQALVGASGSGKSTVIALIERFYDPTAGKVLIDGKDIKRLNLKSLRLKIGLVQQEPVLFAASIMENIAYGKDGATEEEVIEAARAANVHGFVSALPDGYKTTVGERGVQLSGGQKQRIAIARAVLKDPALLLLDEATSALDAESECVLQEALERLMKGRTTVLVAHRLSTIRGVDCIGVVQDGRVAEQGSHSDLVARPDGAYSRLLQLQHYHV is encoded by the exons ATGGCGGATGTGGCGGACGGGAAGGCGGCGGCGGGGGTTGACGGGAGCGAGAAGAAGAGGCAGGAGCAGAGCGCGGCGTTCCACGAGCTGTTCTCCTTCGCGGACAGGTGGGACTGCCTGCTGATGGCGGCGGGAAGCGTCGGGGCGGTTGTCCACGGCTCCGCCATgcccgtcttcttcctcctcttcggcgACCTCGTCAACGGCTTTGGCAAGAACCAGCACCACCTCATGGTCATGACCCATGAGGTTTCCAAG tACGCTCTCTACTTCGTCTACCTCGGGTTGGTAGTTTGCCTGTCCTCTTACGCAG AGATCGCGTGCTGGATGTACACCGGCGAGCGGCAGGCGAGCGCTCTCCGGCGGAAGTACCTAGAGGCGGTGCTGCGGCAGGACGTCGGCTTCTTCGACACCGACGCGAGGACCGGCGACATCGTCTTCAGCGTCTCCACTGACACCCTACTCGTCCAAGACGCCATCAGCGAGAAG GTCGGTAACTTCATTCACTACCTGTCGACGTTCTTGGCCGGGCTGGTGGTTGGGTTCGTCTCGGCGTGGAGGCTAGCCCTCCTCAGCGTGGCCGTCATTCCCGGGATCGCCTTCGCCGGAGGCCTCTACGCCTACACTCTCACCGGCCTCACCTCCAAGAGCCGCGAGTCGTATGCCAACGCCGGCATCGTGGCCGAACAG GCAATTGCACAAGTTCGGACGGTATATTCTTTTGTTGGAGAGAGTAAGGCGCTCAATTCCTATTCCGAAGCAATTCAAAACACACTGAAACTTGGATATAAGGCAGGAATGGCAAAAGGTCTCGGTATTGGCTGCACATATGGCATTGCTTGCATGTCATGGGCTTTGGTATTTTGGTATGCTGGTGTTTTCATAAGGAACGGACAAACTGATGGTGGGAAGGCTTTCACAGCCATATTTTCTGCTATTGTTGGTGGCAT GAGCTTAGGTCAGTCATTCTCAAATCTTGGGGCCTTTAGCAAAGGCAAGGCTGCTGGATACAAGCTATTGGAGATTATCCGGCAAAAACCCTCTATAGTTCAGGACCAATCTGATGGGAAGTGTTTGGCAGAGGTCCATGGAAACATAGAATTTAAGGATGTAACGTTCAGCTACCCGTCACGACCCGATGTCATTATCTTCCGAGATTTCTCTCTTTTCATTCCAGCAGGGAAGACAGTTGCTGTTGTGGGAGGTAGTGGATCCGGAAAGAGTACTGTTGTGGCTTTAATAGAAAGGTTTTATGATCCTAACCAAG GGTTGATTCTGCTTGATAATGTGGACATAAAGACATTGCAATTAAAATGGCTAAGAGAACAAATTGGTTTGGTGAATCAAGAACCAGCACTTTTTGCTACTACCATACTTGAGAACATACTCTACGGAAAACCCGATGCTACAATTGCTGAAGTTGAAGCTGCTGCCTCTGCTGCTAATGCTCATAGCTTCATATCACAGCTTCCAAATGCTTACAACACCCAG GTAGGAGAACGGGGAGTACAGCTATCTGGTGGACAGAAACAACGTATTGCCATTGCCCGAGCCATGCTAAAGAATCCCAAGATCCTTCTCCTTGATGAAGCTACCAGTGCACTGGATGCAGGATCAGAGAGCATAGTTCAAGAAGCCCTAGATCGTCTCATGGTTGGACGAACCACTGTTGTTGTTGCACACCGACTGTCGACCATCAGAAATGTCGACATGATTGCTGTGATCCAGCAGGGGCAAGTTGTCGAGACTGGAACCCACGAGGAACTTCTGGCAAAAGGGAGCTCTGGAGCCTATGCCTCACTGATACGTTTCCAGGAGATGGCAAGGAACAGAGATTTCGGTGGTCCATCCACGCGCAGATCCCGGTCTTCCCGCCTGAGCCATTCACTTTCCACCAAATCCTTGAGTCTTCGATCAGGTAGTTTAAGGAACCTGAGCTATCAGTACAGCACCGGAGCAGATGGTCGTATCGAGATGGTGTCCAATGCCGACAATGTCCTCAAGTATCCTGCGCCTCGTGGATACTTCTTCAAGCTTTTGAAGCTAAATGCACCTGAATGGCCTTACACCATCATGGGTGCCATAGGATCGGTCTTATCTGGGTTCATAGGTCCAACATTTGCAATCGTCATGAGCAACATGATCGAGGTTTTCTACTACAGGGACCCAAATGCCATGGAGAGGAAGACGAGGGAATATGTCTTCGTATACATCGGCACAGGGCTGTACGCAGTTGTTGCTTATTTGGTTCAGCATTACTTCTTCAGCATCATGGGGGAGAATCTCACCACTAGGGTGAGAAGGATGATGCTTTCTG CCATCTTAAGGAATGAAGTGGGATGGTTCGATGAGGAGGAGAACAATTCAAGCCTGGTGGCTGCCCGTTTAGCCAATGATGCAGCTGATGTGAAGTCTGCGATTGCCGAGAGGATCTCTGTCATCCTGCAGAACATGACCTCGCTTCTGACCTCCTTCATTGTTGGCTTCATCGTCGAATGGCGTGTTGCTCTTCTCATTCTGGCCACCTTCCCTCTTCTGGTCCTCGCCAACTTTGCCCAG CAACTGTCCCTCAAGGGCTTCGCTGGGGACACCGCGAAGGCCCATGCCAAGACCAGCATGATCGCGGGGGAGGGGGTGAGCAACATCCGCACCGTGGCGGCCTTCAACGCGCAGAGCAAGATCCTGTCGCTGTTCTGTAGCGAGCTGCGCGTCCCCCAGCGGCGCAGCCTCCGGCGGAGCCAGACGTCGGGCATCCTCTACGGCCTCTCCCAGCTGTCCCTCTACGCCTCCGAGGCTCTCATCCTCTGGTACGGTGCCCACCTCGTCCGCACCGGTGCCTCCACCTTCTCCAAGGTCATCAAGGTGTTCGTCGTCCTCGTCGTCACCGCCAATTCCGTCGCCGAGACGGTCAGCCTCGCCCCTGAAATTGTCCGCGGCGGGGAGTCCATCCGCTCCGTCTTCGCCATCCTCAACCGGGGCACGCGGATCGATCCTGATGACCCAGAGGCTGAGCCCGTCGACTCCGTTCGCGGAGAGATCGAGCTGAGGCACGTAGAATTCGCCTACCCGTCTCGGCCGGACGTCACCATCTTCAAGGACTTCAATCTGAGGATCCGTGCAGGCCAAAGCCAGGCTCTCGTCGGAGCCAGTGGGTCGGGGAAGAGCACCGTCATCGCTCTGATCGAGCGGTTCTACGATCCCACGGCGGGGAAGGTCTTGATCGACGGCAAGGACATCAAGCGGCTGAACCTGAAGTCGCTGCGGCTTAAGATTGGTCTCGTGCAGCAGGAGCCGGTGCTGTTCGCCGCGAGCATCATGGAGAACATCGCCTACGGGAAGGACGGCGCGACGGAGGAGGAGGTGATCGAGGCGGCACGAGCCGCCAACGTGCACGGCTTCGTGAGCGCGCTGCCGGACGGGTACAAGACGACGGTGGGCGAGAGGGGGGTGCAGCTGTCGGGCGGGCAGAAGCAGCGGATCGCCATCGCCCGGGCGGTGCTCAAGGACCCGGCGCTGCTGCTGCTGGACGAGGCGACCAGCGCGCTGGACGCGGAGTCCGAGTGCGTGCTGCAGGAGGCATTGGAGCGGCTGATGAAGGGCCGCACCACCGTCCTGGTGGCGCACCGCCTCTCTACCATCCGAGGGGTGGACTGCATCGGGGTGGTGCAGGACGGCCGCGTGGCGGAGCAAGGGAGCCACTCCGACCTCGTCGCCCGGCCCGACGGCGCCTACTCGCGGCTGTTGCAGCTGCAACACTACCACGTTTGA